One window from the genome of Dermacentor silvarum isolate Dsil-2018 chromosome 7, BIME_Dsil_1.4, whole genome shotgun sequence encodes:
- the LOC119458375 gene encoding epoxide hydrolase 4, with product MIEALSTTPSPYMKRLLKITITLRKRRRMFTRMVNPIIGKLLFVAIGTSMWVWMQAYVKVQIALYGENVLKPHNRTVPGEFYSDSFGRHEYANLTNITMHYVTKGCHDEASENRTVLVLLHGFLDFWYIWNRQIPVLGEDFCVVAPDLRGYGNTTRPMDSAQYLMVNLIEDVKELLDKINPGHKRRVVLVGHDWGGMIAFCFATVYEKMIDKMVIINGMHPLAFSKQLFRSLSQMRKSWFMIPFRQPIVPEQYLMLHDLMFFDKVHKSFTKEEKNAHKYVFSQQGMTFSCYHTCHAE from the exons ATGATTGAAGCGCTGTCTACCACTCCCTCACCGTATATGAAACGGCTGCTAAAGATAAC GATTACCCTACGGAAACGTCGACGAATGTTCACCAGGATGGTAAATCCAATTATCGGCAAGCTACTATTTGTGGCTATCGGTACAAGCATGTGGGTATGGATGCAGGCCTATGTCAAAGTTCAGATCGCCCTGTACGGAGAAAACGTTCTGAAACCTCACAATCGAACAGTGCCGGGCGAATTCTACAGCGATTCCTTCGGACGACACGAATACGCAAATCTCACG AATATTACCATGCATTACGTAACGAAAGGCTGTCATGACGAAGCTAGTGAGAACCGTACTGTTCTGGTTCTCTTACACGGATTTCTCGATTTTTGGTACATCTGGAACAGGCAGATACCAGTCCTCGGAGAAGATTTCTG CGTTGTGGCGCCAGATCTACGTGGCTACGGCAACACTACACGGCCGATGGACAGCGCGCAATACCTTATGGTCAACCTCATTGAGGATGTAAAAGAACTACTCGATAAAATAA ACCCTGGTCACAAGAGAAGAGTTGTCCTTGTGGGACACGACTGGGGAGGCATGATCGCCTTTTGCTTCGCAACGGTGTACGAAAAGATGATCGACAAAATGGTAATCATCAACGGCATGCATCCCTTGGCTTTCTCGAAGCAGTTGTTCCGAAGCCTCAGTCAGATGAGGAAGTCCTG GTTCATGATTCCTTTCCGCCAACCGATTGTTCCCGAGCAGTACCTGATGTTACACGACCTCATGTTTTTTGATAAGGTGCACAAGTCTTTCACCAAGGAGGAGAAAAATGCCCACAAGTATGTGTTTTCGCAGCAAGGTATGACATTCTCTTGCTATCATACATGTCATGCAGAATGA